In Thermococcus zilligii AN1, a genomic segment contains:
- a CDS encoding cobalamin B12-binding domain-containing protein, which produces MVERSKVRVVVAKPGLDGHDRGAKVVARTLKEAGYEVIYTGIRQTPEQIVETVIQEDAAVLGISILSGAHMVLIPKILRLLEEKGLKPGEDVAVFAGGIIPPDDAEELKKMGVFEVFGPGTPLKTIIEAVDKAAENLKRFRA; this is translated from the coding sequence ATGGTGGAGCGCTCAAAGGTGCGCGTTGTAGTGGCGAAGCCCGGCCTCGACGGCCACGACAGGGGGGCAAAGGTCGTTGCGAGGACCCTCAAGGAGGCAGGCTACGAGGTCATCTACACCGGGATAAGGCAGACGCCCGAGCAGATAGTCGAGACGGTTATCCAGGAAGACGCCGCAGTCCTCGGGATAAGCATACTTTCAGGGGCGCACATGGTTCTCATCCCGAAGATACTCAGGCTTTTGGAAGAGAAAGGTCTGAAGCCAGGGGAGGACGTTGCCGTCTTTGCCGGCGGGATAATCCCACCCGACGACGCTGAGGAGCTCAAAAAGATGGGAGTCTTCGAGGTCTTTGGCCCCGGAACACCGCTGAAAACCATAATAGAGGCCGTTGACAAAGCCGCCGAGAACCTCAAGAGGTTCAGGGCTTAG
- a CDS encoding 30S ribosomal protein S9 yields the protein MRVIQTAGKRKTAIARATIREGKGRVRINHKPVEIIEPEMARFAIMEPLILAGEEIVSKVDIDVQVEGGGFMGQAEAARVAIARALVEWTNDMNLKEKFMKYDRTMLVGDSRRTEPHKPNRSTKGPRAKRQKSYR from the coding sequence ATGAGGGTCATCCAGACTGCTGGTAAAAGAAAGACTGCCATAGCGAGGGCCACCATAAGGGAAGGGAAGGGCCGCGTCAGGATCAACCACAAGCCGGTCGAGATAATCGAGCCCGAGATGGCTCGCTTCGCCATCATGGAACCGCTGATCCTTGCGGGTGAGGAGATCGTCAGCAAGGTTGACATCGACGTCCAGGTGGAGGGCGGCGGCTTCATGGGGCAGGCAGAAGCTGCCCGCGTCGCCATAGCCAGGGCCCTCGTTGAGTGGACCAACGACATGAACCTGAAGGAAAAGTTTATGAAGTATGACAGAACTATGCTCGTTGGTGACAGCAGGAGAACCGAGCCCCACAAGCCCAACCGCTCGACCAAGGGTCCGAGGGCCAAGAGGCAGAAGTCCTACCGCTGA
- the rpsB gene encoding 30S ribosomal protein S2 produces the protein MEEYLVPLDQYLAAGVHIGTQQKTEDMKKFIYRVRQDGLYVLDVRKTDERLRVTGKFLAKFDPESILAVSVRLYGQKPVKKFGEVTGARTIPGRFLPGTMTNPQVRNFVEPDVLIVTDPRADHQAVKEAVEIGIPIVALVDTENFLSYVDLAIPTNNKGRKSLALIYWILAREILYNRKEIESREDFKVPVEDFEMTIVKA, from the coding sequence ATGGAGGAGTATCTGGTTCCGCTCGATCAATACCTTGCCGCAGGTGTCCACATCGGCACCCAGCAGAAGACAGAGGACATGAAGAAGTTCATCTACCGGGTTAGACAGGACGGCCTTTACGTCCTCGACGTCAGGAAAACCGACGAGCGCTTGAGGGTCACCGGCAAGTTCCTTGCCAAGTTTGACCCCGAGAGCATCCTCGCCGTGAGCGTCAGGCTCTATGGCCAAAAGCCCGTCAAGAAGTTCGGCGAGGTCACCGGCGCCAGGACAATACCAGGCCGTTTCCTTCCGGGAACTATGACCAACCCGCAGGTCAGGAACTTCGTAGAACCTGACGTTCTCATCGTCACCGACCCGAGGGCCGACCACCAGGCTGTGAAGGAAGCCGTTGAGATAGGTATCCCGATAGTTGCCCTCGTTGACACCGAGAACTTCCTCAGCTACGTCGACTTAGCGATACCGACCAACAACAAGGGCAGGAAATCTTTGGCCCTCATTTACTGGATCCTCGCAAGGGAGATACTCTACAACAGGAAGGAAATTGAGAGCAGGGAGGACTTCAAGGTTCCGGTTGAGGACTTCGAGATGACGATCGTCAAAGCCTGA
- a CDS encoding DNA-directed RNA polymerase subunit D → MEPKFEILEKREDSLKFILRGVDVAFANALRRTILAEVPTFAVDEVEFFENDSALFDEIIAHRLAMIPLTTPYTRFSLDSLELDDYTVTLSLQAEGPGVVYSGDLKSDDPEIKPANPNIPIVKLAEGQKLALNAYARLGRGKDHAKWQPGFVYYKYLTRIHVSKEVPEWKELKELAKKRGLPVEETEKELVIETTKSFYLPRKFEAYEGEKIREEVVPNTFVFTVESNGELPVGEIVSTALKILMRKSDRFINELHKLAD, encoded by the coding sequence ATGGAGCCCAAGTTCGAAATTCTTGAAAAAAGGGAAGATTCTCTGAAGTTCATTCTCCGTGGCGTTGATGTAGCTTTTGCCAATGCCCTCAGGAGGACTATTTTGGCGGAGGTCCCGACTTTTGCGGTTGACGAGGTCGAATTTTTCGAGAACGATTCAGCTCTGTTTGACGAGATAATAGCCCACAGGCTGGCTATGATCCCCCTGACGACGCCATACACCAGGTTTTCCCTCGATTCCCTGGAACTGGATGATTACACGGTTACCCTTTCGCTCCAGGCCGAAGGCCCGGGGGTCGTATACTCCGGCGATCTCAAGAGCGATGACCCCGAAATTAAGCCCGCTAATCCCAATATCCCGATAGTAAAGCTCGCCGAAGGGCAAAAGCTTGCTCTCAACGCCTATGCAAGGCTCGGCCGCGGAAAGGACCACGCCAAGTGGCAGCCGGGCTTTGTCTACTACAAGTACCTCACGAGGATCCACGTGAGCAAAGAAGTTCCCGAGTGGAAAGAACTTAAAGAACTCGCCAAAAAGAGAGGCCTCCCAGTTGAGGAAACTGAAAAGGAGCTTGTGATAGAGACCACCAAGTCTTTCTACCTCCCCCGCAAATTTGAGGCATACGAAGGTGAGAAGATCAGGGAGGAAGTGGTGCCCAATACGTTCGTCTTTACCGTGGAGAGCAACGGAGAACTCCCCGTTGGGGAAATCGTCAGCACAGCACTCAAGATACTCATGAGAAAGAGCGATAGATTTATAAACGAGCTCCATAAATTAGCCGACTGA
- a CDS encoding PadR family transcriptional regulator, whose protein sequence is MTGPMERLKVKITKEVLWLYVLSLLKERPMYAYELKQRIKESFGFEPATVSSYVVLYKLEKEGYVTSEWQESEVGKPLRKYYRLTPKGEKLLEEGIAFLEGILSKLKG, encoded by the coding sequence ATGACGGGCCCAATGGAAAGGTTAAAGGTTAAAATAACGAAGGAAGTTTTATGGCTCTACGTACTCAGCCTCCTCAAAGAGAGGCCCATGTACGCCTATGAACTGAAGCAGAGAATAAAGGAAAGCTTTGGGTTCGAACCCGCGACGGTAAGTTCCTACGTCGTCCTGTACAAGCTGGAAAAAGAGGGCTATGTAACTTCGGAATGGCAGGAAAGTGAGGTCGGGAAGCCACTCAGGAAGTACTACCGCCTAACCCCGAAGGGGGAGAAACTGCTGGAGGAAGGCATAGCTTTTCTCGAAGGGATACTCTCAAAATTGAAGGGATAA
- a CDS encoding FUN14 domain-containing protein encodes MEFSLGGMMGDVGVGGVAGFVTGYALKKFMKIVMTIIGAYILSLFWLQQKGVITIDTQKLFNLAESATSQTVSLVQKAVGLLPGTGAFIAGFYLGFQKG; translated from the coding sequence ATGGAGTTTAGCCTTGGTGGTATGATGGGGGATGTTGGCGTCGGGGGTGTAGCGGGCTTCGTCACCGGCTACGCTCTGAAGAAGTTCATGAAAATAGTGATGACGATAATCGGTGCCTATATACTCAGCCTGTTCTGGCTCCAGCAGAAGGGCGTCATAACAATAGATACCCAGAAACTTTTCAATTTGGCTGAGAGTGCAACCTCTCAGACAGTAAGTCTGGTCCAGAAGGCCGTTGGACTTCTTCCGGGGACTGGTGCTTTTATAGCAGGTTTTTACCTGGGGTTCCAAAAGGGATGA
- a CDS encoding metallophosphoesterase family protein: protein MTYVAVLANINGNFPAFAKALERIEELKGEGYEIEKYYILGNIIGLFPYPKETIDALDDLMKENRVKVIRGKFDEIIAESDPHAEGPDYMDRLALPHYIKKALKYTWEKLGHEGREFIRDLPIYLVDKIGKNDIFGVYGSPLNPFDGEVLPDQPTSYYGAIMRPVKDYEILFVSSPRYPVNAMTRYGRVVCPGSVGYPPGREHRATFALVDVDTLHTKFIEVEYNKKLIEEKIKTEGLPEEIIKVLHHGKV from the coding sequence ATGACGTACGTGGCTGTTCTGGCCAACATAAACGGAAACTTCCCGGCGTTCGCGAAGGCCCTCGAAAGGATTGAAGAGCTAAAAGGAGAGGGCTATGAAATTGAGAAATACTACATCCTGGGCAACATCATAGGGCTCTTCCCATACCCAAAGGAGACCATTGACGCGCTGGATGACCTGATGAAGGAAAACAGGGTAAAGGTGATCCGTGGTAAATTCGACGAGATCATCGCGGAAAGCGACCCGCACGCGGAGGGCCCGGATTACATGGACAGACTGGCTCTCCCCCACTACATCAAAAAGGCCCTAAAGTACACGTGGGAAAAGCTCGGACACGAGGGAAGAGAGTTCATAAGGGATCTACCGATTTACTTAGTGGACAAGATAGGGAAAAACGACATCTTCGGCGTTTATGGAAGCCCGCTTAATCCCTTTGACGGAGAAGTACTTCCAGACCAGCCCACAAGCTACTACGGGGCGATAATGAGGCCCGTAAAGGACTACGAGATACTCTTCGTCTCGTCCCCGAGGTACCCCGTGAACGCAATGACCAGGTATGGAAGGGTCGTCTGCCCTGGAAGCGTAGGCTATCCCCCGGGGAGAGAACACAGGGCAACGTTTGCACTGGTGGACGTGGATACCCTCCATACTAAGTTCATAGAGGTCGAGTACAACAAGAAGTTGATCGAGGAAAAGATAAAGACCGAAGGCCTCCCGGAGGAAATCATCAAGGTACTCCACCATGGAAAAGTCTGA
- a CDS encoding DUF835 domain-containing protein → MMFPRLAKSWGAKRNVDENAGIISPVELGDVLLSVSKLSPVLFVGRIPPKVLFSSLKAPAEKIKPLWLTTVETQSPHAVNPRHLYKIVAIIEREVATNKSWVIVDGIEYLIIENGLEPTLKFLGQVRDVTALHGSSLYVVASDALSGKEMALIRRVLGLP, encoded by the coding sequence ATGATGTTCCCAAGGCTGGCAAAATCGTGGGGAGCGAAAAGGAACGTTGATGAAAACGCCGGAATAATTTCACCAGTGGAGCTTGGGGATGTGCTTCTCTCTGTATCCAAACTGTCTCCAGTCCTTTTTGTTGGCAGGATTCCACCAAAAGTCCTCTTCTCCAGTTTGAAGGCCCCAGCAGAAAAAATAAAACCCCTCTGGCTTACAACGGTCGAAACGCAGAGTCCCCACGCGGTTAACCCGAGACATCTGTATAAGATCGTGGCAATAATTGAGAGGGAAGTGGCAACAAACAAGTCCTGGGTAATAGTCGATGGAATTGAGTACCTCATAATAGAAAACGGACTGGAACCAACCCTAAAGTTCTTAGGGCAGGTAAGAGACGTAACGGCTCTCCATGGATCAAGCCTCTATGTGGTGGCAAGCGACGCCCTAAGCGGGAAGGAGATGGCCCTCATAAGAAGGGTTTTGGGTTTGCCGTAA
- the meaB gene encoding methylmalonyl Co-A mutase-associated GTPase MeaB, with the protein MTEELDGIIDLALKGDKKAIARLITLVENDEEKAREIVKRVYPLTGKAYVVGITGPPGSGKSTLLDKLIKLARDEGHRVGVIAVDPTSPFTGGALLGDRLRMQRHSTDEGVFIRSMATRGALGGLAKATNDAIKVLDAAGYDLIFVETVGVGQIEVDIVKTADTVVLVTVPGLGDGVQAIKAGLMEVADVFAINKADREGVEIVYLELKMALEFEMDRWKELGWEPPIVETTAFTLNGVRPLWEAIKRHREYMESSGRLRERRAFRAREEVKTIIASSIARKVEERLAGGEAKELIDGVVEGKLDPYSASQIVMEKLKEDLWR; encoded by the coding sequence ATGACTGAGGAGCTCGACGGCATAATCGACCTCGCACTCAAAGGCGACAAGAAGGCGATAGCCAGGCTGATAACCCTCGTCGAGAACGACGAGGAGAAAGCCAGGGAGATAGTGAAGAGGGTATACCCCCTCACCGGAAAGGCCTACGTCGTTGGAATAACCGGCCCACCCGGCTCTGGAAAGTCGACCCTCCTCGACAAGCTCATAAAGCTCGCGAGGGATGAAGGGCACAGGGTCGGCGTCATAGCCGTTGACCCGACTTCACCTTTCACCGGCGGGGCTTTGCTGGGAGACAGGTTAAGGATGCAGAGGCACTCGACCGACGAGGGTGTATTCATAAGGAGCATGGCAACGCGCGGCGCCCTTGGGGGTCTGGCAAAGGCTACCAACGACGCCATAAAAGTCCTCGACGCCGCTGGCTACGACCTGATATTCGTTGAAACGGTTGGAGTCGGCCAGATAGAGGTGGACATCGTCAAGACCGCCGACACGGTTGTTCTCGTAACCGTTCCCGGACTTGGCGACGGGGTTCAGGCCATAAAGGCCGGCCTCATGGAGGTCGCCGACGTATTCGCCATCAACAAGGCCGACAGGGAAGGCGTGGAGATAGTTTACCTCGAGCTCAAGATGGCCCTTGAGTTCGAGATGGACAGGTGGAAGGAACTGGGCTGGGAGCCGCCGATAGTAGAAACGACGGCCTTCACCCTTAATGGAGTCAGACCCCTCTGGGAGGCCATAAAGCGGCACAGAGAGTACATGGAGTCGAGCGGAAGGTTAAGGGAGCGCAGGGCCTTCCGCGCCAGGGAGGAGGTAAAGACCATAATAGCCTCTTCGATAGCGAGGAAAGTCGAGGAGAGGCTCGCGGGTGGGGAGGCCAAAGAGCTTATTGATGGTGTCGTGGAGGGGAAGCTTGACCCCTATTCGGCCTCTCAAATCGTCATGGAGAAACTTAAGGAGGACCTCTGGAGGTGA
- the mce gene encoding methylmalonyl-CoA epimerase, giving the protein MFKKIDHVGIAVRNLEEAMKVWEGLGLRVDEVEEVPDQKVRTAIIHIGESRIELLEPTAEDSPIAKFIEKRGEGIHHIALGVDDMEEHLRELKEKGYQLIDEKPRIGAGGAKIAFVHPKAVTGVLLELCQRE; this is encoded by the coding sequence ATGTTTAAGAAAATAGACCACGTTGGCATAGCCGTCAGGAACCTTGAGGAGGCCATGAAGGTGTGGGAAGGCCTCGGCCTCAGGGTCGACGAGGTTGAGGAGGTTCCGGATCAGAAGGTCAGGACTGCAATAATCCACATAGGAGAGAGCAGGATAGAGCTTCTGGAGCCAACTGCGGAGGACTCGCCGATAGCGAAGTTCATAGAGAAGCGCGGGGAAGGTATACACCACATAGCCCTCGGCGTTGATGACATGGAGGAACACCTCAGGGAGCTGAAGGAGAAGGGCTACCAGCTCATAGACGAGAAGCCGAGGATAGGCGCCGGCGGGGCAAAGATAGCCTTTGTGCACCCGAAGGCGGTAACAGGTGTTCTCCTGGAGCTTTGCCAGAGGGAATGA
- a CDS encoding 30S ribosomal protein S11, with translation MSEEGQVSIKKKEKWGVAHIYSSYNNTIIHITDLTGAETISRCSGGMVVKADRDEPSPYAAMLAARRVAEEAMEKGITGVHIRVRAPGGSKSKSPGPGAQAAIRALARAGLKIGRVEDVTPIPHDGTRPKGGRRGRRV, from the coding sequence ATGAGCGAGGAAGGGCAGGTTAGCATAAAGAAGAAGGAGAAGTGGGGAGTCGCGCACATCTACTCCTCCTACAACAATACCATCATCCACATCACTGATCTCACCGGGGCCGAGACGATCAGCAGGTGTAGCGGTGGTATGGTCGTCAAAGCTGACAGGGATGAGCCTTCCCCCTACGCGGCCATGCTGGCCGCCAGGAGGGTCGCAGAAGAGGCCATGGAGAAGGGTATCACCGGTGTCCACATAAGGGTTCGCGCACCCGGTGGAAGCAAGAGCAAGAGCCCGGGCCCCGGTGCCCAGGCGGCCATCAGGGCCCTCGCCAGGGCGGGACTAAAGATAGGCCGCGTTGAGGACGTTACACCAATACCCCACGACGGCACCAGGCCAAAGGGCGGAAGAAGGGGTAGGCGTGTCTGA
- a CDS encoding 50S ribosomal protein L40e, protein MARFPEAEARIFKKYICRRCGATNPWKAEKCRKCGYKGLRPKAREPRGGMAR, encoded by the coding sequence ATGGCGAGATTCCCTGAAGCTGAGGCAAGAATATTTAAGAAATACATTTGCAGGCGCTGCGGTGCTACTAACCCCTGGAAGGCCGAGAAGTGCAGAAAGTGCGGCTACAAGGGGCTTAGACCAAAGGCGAGAGAGCCACGCGGTGGAATGGCACGCTGA
- the rplM gene encoding 50S ribosomal protein L13 yields the protein MRIINAEGLILGRLASKVAKMLLEGEEVVIVNAEKAVITGNREDIFARYKQRTELRTRTNPRRGPFYPKRSDEIVRRSIRGMLPWKTDRGRKAFKRLKVYAGVPRELEGKEFETISEAHMSRLATPKYVTVGEVAKFLGGKF from the coding sequence ATGAGGATAATCAACGCTGAAGGACTCATACTTGGAAGGCTCGCCTCAAAGGTTGCCAAGATGCTCCTCGAAGGCGAAGAAGTCGTCATAGTCAACGCGGAAAAGGCCGTCATCACGGGAAACAGGGAGGACATCTTCGCCAGGTATAAGCAGAGGACTGAGCTCAGAACCAGAACCAACCCCAGGAGGGGGCCATTCTACCCGAAGAGGAGCGACGAGATTGTCAGGAGAAGCATCAGGGGAATGCTCCCGTGGAAGACAGACCGCGGAAGGAAGGCCTTCAAGAGGCTCAAGGTCTACGCTGGTGTTCCCAGGGAGTTGGAGGGTAAGGAGTTCGAGACCATAAGTGAGGCTCACATGTCGAGGCTTGCAACTCCGAAGTACGTCACCGTTGGTGAGGTTGCCAAGTTCCTGGGTGGAAAGTTCTGA
- a CDS encoding 30S ribosomal protein S4 yields the protein MGDPKRQRKKYETPSHPWIKERLDRERVLMRKYALKNKKELWRHETQLKEFRRRARRLLAARGKQAEIERAQLLQRLYRLGLLPADAVLDDVLSLTVEDVLDRRLQTIVYRKGFARTIRQARQLIVHGHIQVNGQIIRSPGYLVLREEEDAITYAKGSPFAKESHPERMVIEQAKQGGEA from the coding sequence ATGGGAGACCCGAAGAGGCAGAGGAAGAAGTATGAGACTCCCTCTCACCCGTGGATTAAGGAGAGGCTCGACCGTGAGAGAGTCCTCATGAGGAAGTACGCCCTCAAGAACAAGAAGGAGCTCTGGCGCCACGAGACCCAGCTCAAGGAGTTCAGGCGTAGGGCGAGGAGACTCCTCGCGGCCCGTGGAAAGCAGGCTGAGATCGAGAGGGCCCAGCTCCTCCAGAGGCTTTACAGGCTCGGTCTACTTCCGGCCGATGCAGTCCTCGATGATGTCCTCTCCCTCACCGTCGAGGACGTTCTTGACAGAAGGTTGCAGACCATTGTCTACAGGAAAGGCTTTGCAAGGACCATAAGGCAGGCCAGACAGCTTATAGTTCACGGACATATCCAGGTCAACGGCCAGATAATCCGTTCCCCGGGTTATCTCGTCCTCCGTGAGGAGGAAGACGCTATAACCTACGCCAAGGGCTCTCCCTTTGCCAAGGAGAGCCACCCCGAGAGGATGGTTATTGAACAGGCTAAGCAGGGTGGTGAGGCATGA
- a CDS encoding 50S ribosomal protein L18e, which yields MVKRTGPTDVNLRRLIRYLRKKSNEEGVRIWKDIAWRLERPRRQRAEVNVSKINRYTKEGDTIIVPGSVLGAGKLEHKVTVAAWKFSEMAKKKIVEAGGEVLTIEELIERNPKGSGVIIME from the coding sequence ATGGTCAAAAGAACTGGACCAACTGATGTGAACCTGAGGAGACTCATCCGTTACCTCAGAAAGAAGTCGAACGAGGAAGGGGTTAGGATATGGAAGGACATCGCATGGCGCCTTGAGAGGCCAAGGAGGCAGAGGGCCGAGGTAAACGTCAGCAAAATAAACCGCTACACCAAAGAGGGTGACACCATCATCGTTCCGGGGAGCGTTCTTGGTGCAGGCAAGCTCGAGCACAAGGTCACCGTTGCCGCCTGGAAGTTCAGCGAGATGGCCAAGAAGAAGATAGTCGAGGCCGGTGGCGAGGTTCTCACGATTGAGGAGCTCATCGAGAGAAACCCGAAGGGTAGTGGAGTAATCATAATGGAGTGA
- a CDS encoding alpha-amylase family glycosyl hydrolase, protein MDPRKLVIYEVFPRNHTEEGTLKALMGDLPRIKSLGVDYVWLMPIYPIGEEGRKGTLGSPYSIKDYRSINPELGTFEDFKAFVDRAHSLGLKVMIDIVYNHTSRDSILFREHPEWFYRENGAPSRKVPDWSDIYDLDYSKPELWEYQIETLKFWARYVDGFRCDVAPLVPLEFWKRAREEVSKVNPNILWLAETVHPSFLLWLRGRGFAVHSDPEMHAAFHLTYDHDGREVFEAYLRGKKGLGSYADYLNVQEALYPADYAKLRFLENHDTPRAASLFRDELRLRNWTALTFMLKGATLVYAGQEYAIKKASNLFEKDPVPWETGDEEFLRFFERLIPIKKTLKCENQRVRMPKEGVLVVECDNATGVFNVEGKIGEIELEINGKNLLTGEDVRSRNGKLELDFEPMIILRSG, encoded by the coding sequence ATGGATCCAAGGAAGCTGGTAATCTACGAGGTCTTCCCCAGGAACCATACCGAAGAAGGAACCCTCAAAGCCCTGATGGGTGACCTTCCCAGGATAAAGTCCCTCGGCGTGGATTACGTCTGGCTCATGCCGATATACCCCATAGGGGAAGAGGGAAGGAAGGGAACCCTCGGCTCTCCATACTCCATAAAGGACTACCGTTCTATAAACCCGGAGCTTGGAACCTTTGAGGACTTCAAGGCCTTCGTTGACAGGGCCCACTCCCTTGGCCTGAAAGTCATGATAGACATTGTATACAACCACACCTCCCGGGACTCCATCCTGTTCCGCGAGCATCCCGAGTGGTTCTACAGGGAAAACGGAGCCCCCTCCCGGAAGGTTCCGGACTGGAGCGACATCTATGACCTTGATTATTCCAAGCCAGAGCTCTGGGAATACCAGATAGAGACCCTCAAGTTCTGGGCCAGATACGTGGACGGCTTCAGGTGCGATGTGGCCCCCCTGGTTCCCCTCGAGTTCTGGAAGAGGGCAAGGGAAGAGGTTTCTAAGGTGAACCCCAACATCCTCTGGCTTGCCGAGACGGTACATCCTTCCTTCCTGCTCTGGTTGAGGGGCAGAGGCTTTGCTGTCCACTCTGATCCGGAGATGCACGCGGCTTTTCACCTCACCTACGACCACGACGGCAGGGAAGTCTTTGAAGCCTACCTGAGGGGGAAGAAAGGCCTCGGGAGCTATGCCGACTATCTAAACGTTCAGGAGGCGCTGTATCCAGCGGACTACGCGAAGCTCCGTTTCCTGGAAAACCACGACACTCCAAGGGCGGCCTCCTTATTCCGGGATGAACTCAGGCTCAGGAACTGGACTGCGCTTACGTTTATGCTCAAGGGAGCGACACTCGTTTATGCCGGCCAGGAATACGCGATAAAAAAGGCCTCGAACCTCTTTGAGAAGGACCCGGTCCCCTGGGAGACCGGCGATGAGGAGTTCCTGAGGTTCTTCGAGAGGCTTATTCCCATCAAGAAGACCCTGAAGTGTGAAAACCAAAGGGTAAGGATGCCCAAAGAGGGTGTGCTTGTCGTGGAGTGCGATAACGCGACGGGGGTCTTCAACGTAGAGGGGAAGATCGGGGAGATCGAACTGGAGATCAACGGAAAGAACCTCCTCACGGGGGAGGATGTAAGGAGCAGGAACGGGAAACTGGAGCTGGACTTTGAGCCCATGATAATCCTCCGGAGTGGCTAA
- a CDS encoding DNA-directed RNA polymerase subunit K — MFTYTRFEKARIIGARALQIAMGAPVLVDVPEGATPLQAAIVEFEMGVIPITVVRPV, encoded by the coding sequence ATGTTCACATATACCCGCTTTGAAAAGGCCCGCATCATCGGAGCGAGGGCGCTCCAGATAGCAATGGGTGCCCCCGTGCTGGTGGACGTCCCGGAGGGGGCTACTCCGCTCCAGGCCGCGATAGTCGAGTTTGAGATGGGGGTAATCCCAATAACAGTTGTAAGACCCGTATGA
- a CDS encoding DNA-directed RNA polymerase subunit N — protein MIVPVRCFTCGKVIGDKYYEFKKRVEAGEDPVRVLDELGVERYCCRRTLLSHVELIDQVMEYKVY, from the coding sequence TTGATAGTCCCCGTAAGGTGTTTCACGTGTGGCAAGGTCATAGGCGACAAATACTACGAGTTCAAGAAGAGGGTCGAGGCCGGGGAAGATCCGGTTAGAGTACTGGACGAGCTCGGTGTTGAGAGGTACTGCTGCAGAAGAACCCTCCTGAGCCACGTCGAGTTAATAGACCAGGTAATGGAGTATAAGGTGTATTAA
- a CDS encoding PHP domain-containing protein, with protein MRFPHDTHTHTVYSDGIGTVSDNIAAAEEKGLRVLAITDHSHYLEPKTLNRYVREVRQWAEDSEVVVLAGVEGNITENGVDVPTFMAKKLDFVIASVHEYLETPGQYLELVKIALMDEEVDVIGHFGANFPYTGFPGTEEIGEILELAEANGKAFEISSRYNVPELDFVRECIRRGIKLTLASDAHTPGDVGSVGWSESVFLKAGGKKEDLLFEEFL; from the coding sequence ATGAGGTTCCCCCACGACACCCATACGCATACGGTTTACTCGGACGGCATTGGCACGGTATCGGACAACATAGCGGCCGCTGAGGAGAAGGGGCTGAGGGTTCTCGCAATAACCGACCACAGCCACTACCTTGAGCCGAAGACCCTGAACCGCTACGTCCGCGAGGTAAGGCAGTGGGCGGAAGACTCTGAGGTCGTGGTCCTGGCCGGGGTGGAAGGGAACATAACGGAAAACGGCGTCGACGTCCCGACTTTTATGGCGAAGAAGCTCGACTTCGTTATAGCGAGCGTCCACGAGTACCTTGAGACCCCCGGGCAGTACCTGGAGCTCGTCAAAATTGCTTTAATGGACGAGGAGGTTGACGTCATCGGCCACTTCGGGGCCAACTTTCCGTACACGGGCTTCCCCGGGACGGAGGAGATCGGGGAGATCCTCGAGCTTGCAGAAGCGAATGGAAAGGCCTTTGAGATAAGCTCCCGCTACAACGTCCCGGAGCTTGACTTCGTGAGGGAGTGCATAAGGAGGGGAATAAAGCTCACCCTCGCGAGCGACGCCCACACCCCCGGGGACGTGGGGAGTGTGGGGTGGAGCGAGAGCGTGTTTTTAAAGGCCGGCGGAAAGAAGGAAGACCTCCTTTTTGAGGAGTTCCTGTAG